The proteins below are encoded in one region of Microbispora sp. NBC_01189:
- a CDS encoding response regulator codes for MAPRCLIVDDSDCFLQAAREMLHAEGIAVVGVASTTAEALDRCADSRPDVVLMDVDLGQESGLDAAQRIADTAADGRPRVILISARHEEDLAELIEASPAIAFLPKLRLSGAAVNEALWAADSGSGLQEGADR; via the coding sequence ATGGCTCCACGTTGTCTGATCGTCGACGACAGCGACTGCTTCCTGCAGGCCGCTCGCGAGATGCTCCACGCTGAAGGAATCGCCGTGGTGGGCGTGGCGTCCACCACGGCCGAAGCGCTCGACCGGTGTGCCGATTCGCGACCGGATGTCGTGCTTATGGACGTCGACCTCGGGCAGGAAAGCGGATTGGACGCGGCCCAGCGGATCGCCGACACGGCGGCCGACGGCCGGCCGCGCGTCATCTTGATCTCGGCCCGGCATGAGGAGGACCTCGCGGAGCTGATCGAGGCCAGCCCCGCCATCGCCTTCCTGCCCAAGCTGCGCCTGTCCGGGGCAGCGGTCAACGAGGCCCTGTGGGCGGCGGACTCGGGATCGGGCCTGCAGGAGGGAGCCGATCGATGA